CTTCGGCGCACGGGGCCGGGTGGCCGGCGTGGAAGTGGCCGCAGCAGGCGTCGAGCAGGGTGCCGCTACCGCAGGGGCAGATGGATGTACTCATTGCGTTACCACCAGTATTTCCCGAAGTTTTCCGGATTGGCCCAGAAGCGTGAGTTGAGCCAGTCGGGGACTTGTTTGTAGTCAAGCAGATCGTAGGTGAACAGGGTCAGCACCTGTTCGTCACGCTGGAAACGTTCGCTGGCTTGCAGGGCCAGGGAGAAAAAATCGGTTTCCTGCCAGCCGCTGGCCGGCACGTCCGCCAGCACCGCGAGGCGGCTGGCGTTGAGGTTGCGAATGCCACCCAGCAGGTTCAGACCTTCGCGCTTGGGCAAATGTTCGAGGCAATCGACCACCAGCGCGAGGTCGAAACGACGCGCCGCCAGCTCGGCGGGCAACGGGCCGGGCGCGGCGTGGGCGACGCAGGTGTCCGGGTGTGCCGATTTGAACGCCTCGAGTGCGGGGAACTCGCTGGCACCGATCAGCAACAGGCGCGGCGGCGCGTAACGATCGAGCAAAGCGGCCAGCGCCTGCTGCGGCGTGCGCGAAGAAATAGCTGCAGTCATCAAAGATCCTCAATCAGAACGCCAAGACTAGCGCGCCCGCAGGCCCAGATATAGAGCGGCCAGACGCCACAGGTGAGGATCTGCCGTGAATACTGGACGAAACTGCAATGGCCTATTGCTGGCGGAGATTAAAACTCGGGTCTTTACTCCCTGAATCGGTTCCAAGCCGATCCTTCAGGAGAAAACTAGATGAGCATAGTTCGGACAGCACTACCTTTGGTTCTGCTAACCAGTGTGTTGACTGGTTGCGCAGGTTTGCAGAAAACCGACTGGCCGACCTGTGCGGCGGTCGGCGGTGTCGTGGGTGCGGGGCTCGGCGCGACCGAGAGCTCGGCCTGGGCAGGTTATGGCGCACTGTTGGTCGGCGGTACCGCCGCGGCCTATTGCTGGGTGCACGGTGATGGCGACGAGGACGGCGATGGTGTGCCGGACAGTCGCGACAAGTGCCCAGGCACGCCGCGTGGCGTGAAAGTCGATGCCGATGGCTGCCCACCACCTGTGCCTGCGCCAGTGGTTGAAGAAGTGGTTGTGGTCAAGGAAGAAACCATCGTCATCCGTGATGTTCACTTCCAGTTCGACAAAGCCACGCTCACCCCAACCGACAAACAGGTCCTGGATAAAGTCGCGACTCGCCTGAAACAGGAAAACGAAAAAGCGCAATTGACCGTAACCGGTCACACCGACAGCGTCGGCAGCGATGCCTACAACCAGAAACTGTCGGATCGTCGTGCTCACTCGGTGGTCAACTACCTGGTTGAGCAGGGCGTACCAAACAGCAGCTTCGTGTCTGTGACCGGTGCCGGTGAAAGCCAGCCGGTAGCCG
This DNA window, taken from Pseudomonas sp. MYb118, encodes the following:
- a CDS encoding DUF6231 family protein; its protein translation is MTAAISSRTPQQALAALLDRYAPPRLLLIGASEFPALEAFKSAHPDTCVAHAAPGPLPAELAARRFDLALVVDCLEHLPKREGLNLLGGIRNLNASRLAVLADVPASGWQETDFFSLALQASERFQRDEQVLTLFTYDLLDYKQVPDWLNSRFWANPENFGKYWW
- a CDS encoding OmpA family protein, which codes for MSIVRTALPLVLLTSVLTGCAGLQKTDWPTCAAVGGVVGAGLGATESSAWAGYGALLVGGTAAAYCWVHGDGDEDGDGVPDSRDKCPGTPRGVKVDADGCPPPVPAPVVEEVVVVKEETIVIRDVHFQFDKATLTPTDKQVLDKVATRLKQENEKAQLTVTGHTDSVGSDAYNQKLSDRRAHSVVNYLVEQGVPNSSFVSVTGAGESQPVADNKTAEGRAQNRRTEIKINR